In Urechidicola croceus, a single window of DNA contains:
- the metF gene encoding methylenetetrahydrofolate reductase [NAD(P)H]: MKVTEHIKNAQGKTLFSFEIVPPVKGQNIQNLYDNIDPLMEFKPPFIDVTTSREEFVYVEKGAGLLERKVTRMRPGTVGICASLKHKYNVDTVPHLLCGGFTKEETEYVLIDCHYLGLDNVMALRGDSMKHESYFKPVEGGNKYASDLVSQIQNLNRGQYLHEKIDSEFPADFCIGVAGYPEKHLEAPSMSTDLQRLKEKVDAGADYVVTQMFFDNQKYFEFVKAAREIGINVPILPGIKPIAVNRHLNILPQVFRIDLPEPLINEVEKCKDNKQVRQVGVEWAIEQSKELIAAGVPVVHYYSMGKSSNIKAIAKEVF; encoded by the coding sequence ATGAAAGTAACAGAACATATAAAAAATGCACAAGGTAAAACATTGTTTTCTTTTGAAATAGTACCGCCAGTAAAAGGTCAAAATATTCAAAATCTTTATGACAACATTGACCCATTAATGGAGTTTAAACCACCATTTATTGATGTGACTACTTCTCGAGAGGAATTTGTTTATGTTGAAAAAGGTGCAGGATTATTAGAGCGTAAAGTGACACGTATGCGTCCTGGAACTGTTGGTATTTGCGCGTCTTTAAAACATAAATATAATGTTGACACAGTTCCACATTTATTATGTGGAGGTTTTACTAAAGAAGAAACTGAATATGTCTTGATTGATTGTCATTATTTAGGATTGGATAATGTGATGGCGCTACGTGGTGATAGTATGAAGCATGAATCGTATTTTAAACCAGTAGAAGGAGGGAATAAATACGCTTCAGATTTAGTATCGCAAATTCAAAACTTAAATAGAGGTCAATATTTACATGAAAAAATTGATTCAGAATTTCCAGCCGATTTTTGTATAGGAGTTGCAGGATATCCTGAAAAACATCTTGAGGCACCAAGTATGTCAACCGATTTACAACGACTGAAAGAAAAGGTGGATGCTGGAGCAGATTATGTTGTAACTCAAATGTTTTTTGACAATCAAAAATATTTTGAGTTTGTAAAAGCTGCACGCGAAATAGGGATTAATGTTCCTATACTTCCAGGAATAAAGCCAATAGCAGTTAATAGACATTTAAATATTTTGCCACAAGTGTTTCGCATTGATTTACCAGAACCATTGATAAATGAAGTTGAAAAGTGTAAGGATAATAAACAAGTACGACAAGTAGGAGTAGAATGGGCAATTGAGCAAAGTAAAGAGTTAATTGC